From the Candidatus Babeliales bacterium genome, the window CTGTTGTATATCGGGATCTTATTCGTGAGTTGACTGATTCTAATCAAGAAGTGAAAACAATAGATGATGAGTTGTATGAAGCAGTACTTATTTTTTTACAAGAAATTGATGATATTTCAATCTCTTTGCTTCAACGAAAATTTAGAATAGGATATAATAGATCTGCGCGTATTATTGAAATATTGCAATCGCGTGGTTTAATTATGCCGAGTGAAGGTGGCAAACCAAGAAAAGTAATTCGGTAAAAAAAGAGAATATATAATAGATTAAATTTGATAATAACAGGGCGAAAAACGGAGACATTCAATGCGTTTTGATGAGCATTTTATACAAGGGGCACTGACAGAAGTATCGATTGTTAATGCGGTGTTTCCTTTGGATCCACAGTTTAGTATCGATACGCGCACTCTCAAACAAGGCGATATCTTTTTTGCACTTCCGGGTGCACAAGTAGATGGGCATGATTTTGTAGCTGACGCGATAAAAAAAGGTGCTGGCGGTATTTGTATAGCGCACGATAAGAAAGATATATTAAAGACTGTAGATGCTGATGTACTTAAGAAAAAATTAATTTTAGTGGTGCCAAAGCCAGAGTATGCGTTGATTAGATTAGCGACGGTCTGGCGTTCATTTTTTAATTATCCGGTTGTTGCCATTACAGGTTCTGTAGGGAAAACATCAACTAAAGAATTGTTAGCACATGTACTGGATATGCATGGCATTCCCTATATGGTCTCGTTTGGTAATCAAAACACTAAGATAGGTGTTGCGTTAAATATATTGCGTATGCGTACATCACATAAAGTAGCTATTTTTGAAGTTGGTATTAACAAGCGTAATGAGATGGCTCGTATATCAGACATTTTACGTCCAACTACCGCAGTGATTACTAAAATTGGTCATAGTCATATGGAAGGGCTTGGATCAGTTGTTGACATTGCATTGGAAAAGCGTGATGTATTTAAATATTTTACTGCTGAAAATATCGGGGTAATAAACGGAGATCAATTATTGCTTTCGCAAGTTGGGTATCCGCATCCCGTGTTAAAATTTGGTACTAAAACAACAAATCAAATTCAGGCACGTAAAATTCATATCGGAACATCCGCTACGACCTTTACCCTAAAAATTTATAAAGAAAAATATAATATTTCGATTGCCAATGTGCATGAAGGTGCTGTGTTCAATTCGTTAGCAGTAGCATCGGTTGCCCATTTATTAGGTGTACCAGCAGAAGGAATAGTTGCTGCTATCAATGCGCCACCGGTTATTTCTGGTCGCTTTGAAACACGAGCATTTAAAGATAAATCCAAAGGTGCATTGATCGATGATTGTTACAGTGCAAATCCAGAAAGTATGAAGGCAGCCTTGCTTGCATTCCAGAAAATAGATACGCGCGCTAAGAAAGTTGTAGTTCTTGGTGATATGCTTGAACTGGGTATGAATAGCCCGTTTTGGCATCGCCAATTAGGACGGTTTTTACGCAAAGTACCATCACTGAAACATGCGATTTTTGTCGGTGATTTGGTTAAATGGACCAGTAAAACGGTGCCAGTAGGGCTTGCAATAACGTGTGTAAGCGATTGGAAAGAGGCGATAACGCAGCTTAATGAGATTCTTGATGAGGAATCGTTGGTTCTTGTTAAGGGTTCTAATGGCATGGGTCTTACGAATTTAGTCCGTGAGATGGCTGATAAGTAAGAGCATCCATAAGCAGTAAATATCTTCAAGGCGGTAGTTATAATGACTATCGCCTTGGGCATTTTAATGGGTATATTGGCAACGGAAGGTTGCTATAGTATACTGATAAAATATTAATTATTAGATTACTCATTCATGCCAGCCGGCTTGTCCGACGTAGCCTTGGCGAAGTCGGAAACTCAGTATAAGCGAAGGTTGGTTTTAACGTATGCGAGAATCATAGTGGAAACACCGGAACAATCAGTAGGTCATAAATCCGTTCTTATACAAGAAGTGTTAGAATATCTTAATATAAAACCAGGTGGTGTATATCTGGATGTTACGTTTGGTGTTGGTGGACATACTCGCGCAATTTTAGAAAAAGAGCCAACGTGCAGAGTGATTGCCATTGACTGGGATCAAAATATTCTTGAAGAGTATGGTGAGCCAATGGTACAAGAATTCGGTTCTCGGTTGGTGTTAGTTTGGGGGAACTTTGCCCATCTGTATAAGCTACTTAAAAAAATGGATGTTGAAAAATTTGATGGCATCCTCGCTGATTTTGGTACCTCTCAAGTGCAGATAACTGAGCGGCCAGGTTTTTCAGTTCACCGTGATACACCGCTTGATATGCGTATGTCGGTGGCCCATCAAAAAACAACGGCAGAGATTGTAATTAACTCTGCAACAGAAGAGACGTTGTGTGAAATATTTTGGCAATATGGTGATGAAGGGCGAGCGCGCCAAATTGTACGAGCTATCATTGAAGCACGAAGCAAAAAACGAATTAGGACGACTAAGCAACTTGCAGATATTGTTGCGCGTGCAGCTCCTGAAAAATTGCATCGTCGTGTTCATCCGGCAACAAAAGTGTTTCAAGCATTGCGTATTTATGTGAATAAAGAACTCGATAATATTACGGCATTTTTAGCAATTGCAGTATCTCATTTGAATCCTGACGGACGATTGGTTTGTATTAGTTTTCATTCATTAGAAGATCGATTGGTAAAACAGTTTTTTAAAGATCAG encodes:
- the murF gene encoding UDP-N-acetylmuramoyl-tripeptide--D-alanyl-D-alanine ligase, with protein sequence MRFDEHFIQGALTEVSIVNAVFPLDPQFSIDTRTLKQGDIFFALPGAQVDGHDFVADAIKKGAGGICIAHDKKDILKTVDADVLKKKLILVVPKPEYALIRLATVWRSFFNYPVVAITGSVGKTSTKELLAHVLDMHGIPYMVSFGNQNTKIGVALNILRMRTSHKVAIFEVGINKRNEMARISDILRPTTAVITKIGHSHMEGLGSVVDIALEKRDVFKYFTAENIGVINGDQLLLSQVGYPHPVLKFGTKTTNQIQARKIHIGTSATTFTLKIYKEKYNISIANVHEGAVFNSLAVASVAHLLGVPAEGIVAAINAPPVISGRFETRAFKDKSKGALIDDCYSANPESMKAALLAFQKIDTRAKKVVVLGDMLELGMNSPFWHRQLGRFLRKVPSLKHAIFVGDLVKWTSKTVPVGLAITCVSDWKEAITQLNEILDEESLVLVKGSNGMGLTNLVREMADK
- the rsmH gene encoding 16S rRNA (cytosine(1402)-N(4))-methyltransferase RsmH — protein: METPEQSVGHKSVLIQEVLEYLNIKPGGVYLDVTFGVGGHTRAILEKEPTCRVIAIDWDQNILEEYGEPMVQEFGSRLVLVWGNFAHLYKLLKKMDVEKFDGILADFGTSQVQITERPGFSVHRDTPLDMRMSVAHQKTTAEIVINSATEETLCEIFWQYGDEGRARQIVRAIIEARSKKRIRTTKQLADIVARAAPEKLHRRVHPATKVFQALRIYVNKELDNITAFLAIAVSHLNPDGRLVCISFHSLEDRLVKQFFKDQTILGAVTDLAPKGVVGTDQEIATNPSARSARLRVVQHV